Proteins encoded by one window of Chryseobacterium foetidum:
- a CDS encoding PadR family transcriptional regulator → MNTENTKAQMRKGILEFCILSLINVREMYVSDLIDELKKGKLDVVEGTLYPLLTRLKNGEFLSYRWEESTGGPPRKYYQITEKGKTFLTELQNTWKELTDSVNQITQKL, encoded by the coding sequence ATGAATACCGAAAATACCAAAGCGCAAATGCGAAAAGGGATTCTGGAATTCTGTATTTTAAGCCTTATCAATGTTCGCGAAATGTATGTTTCTGATTTGATAGACGAGCTGAAAAAAGGAAAACTGGATGTAGTGGAAGGAACCCTCTACCCTCTTCTTACAAGACTGAAAAACGGAGAATTTCTCTCCTACAGATGGGAAGAATCTACCGGAGGACCACCAAGAAAGTATTATCAGATCACAGAAAAAGGAAAAACTTTTCTCACTGAACTGCAAAACACGTGGAAGGAATTAACAGATTCTGTCAATCAAATCACTCAAAAACTTTAA
- a CDS encoding acyl-CoA thioesterase: MTTEERIDASETRIFKAVFPNTTNHYDTLFGGTAMQLMDEVAFITATRFARKRVVTVSSDKIDFKKPIPAGTIVELIGKVSHVGKTSMKVNVEIFTEQMYSYEREKAITGDFTFVAIDEFKKPIQIL; this comes from the coding sequence ATGACTACAGAAGAAAGAATTGATGCCTCGGAAACCAGAATTTTCAAAGCCGTTTTCCCCAACACAACAAATCATTACGACACGCTTTTCGGTGGAACTGCGATGCAGCTGATGGATGAAGTTGCGTTTATCACAGCCACACGATTTGCAAGAAAACGCGTGGTAACCGTAAGCAGCGACAAAATTGATTTTAAAAAACCTATTCCTGCCGGAACCATCGTGGAATTAATCGGAAAGGTTTCTCACGTTGGAAAAACGAGTATGAAAGTGAATGTTGAGATTTTTACCGAACAGATGTATTCTTACGAAAGGGAAAAAGCGATTACAGGCGATTTTACCTTTGTAGCCATCGACGAATTTAAGAAACCAATTCAAATTTTATAA
- a CDS encoding endonuclease MutS2, giving the protein MYIDKEDLDELEFPQLLAEIAPFAYSHKTREKILELRPMKIDEAEISLKKTSEYLSSFESSNAIPFDEYEDIENELKLMLIENYRLENVAFIKIKTLTEQIGKLQKFFPTMPETFPNLIEDVSALEFKKEIIDKIDKVFNRFGEVKSEASPILKVLRTEIQHAKKAITENFNRALFNYGQSEFLDDIRETIIDDMRVLAVKSAYKKRVVGRVLGLSKTGSITYMQPDSVVKHYFKLKESEEEEKKEIDKILRKLTAELAEFQPQLWRYQMYIFDLDLTRAKSKFAELINGVLPKINRHKTLKLKDAFHPLLFLRNKIENKTIYPQTLALTEHNRIICISGPNAGGKSITLKTVGLLQLMIQSGILVPTHPKSEMFFFDKIMTDIGDNQSIENHLSTYSSRLKKMGGIIREADANTLLLIDEFGTGSDPELGGALAESFLEFFYDKKSFAIITTHYTNIKLVVEQLPNAQNAAMLFNEETLEPMYKLEVGSAGSSFTFEVAEKNKIPRFIIHSAKKKVEHDIVNLDKTIVKLQQEKYEVEKLKTDLAERKESVEDKRDNLQKLNEQLQQKLFNFQKLYEDEHRKLQFGSKIEAFIDGYVKGRSRKDVVKDFVKILEQEKFRKIGTDKDETKRLQVVKRKITQQLKKEDVIEKITETNEKIEEKRKSDRELWMKIGQRVRITGSTSVGTIEKISRNKVTVNYGTFKTLINADELERI; this is encoded by the coding sequence GTGTATATAGACAAAGAAGATTTAGACGAACTGGAGTTTCCGCAACTGCTCGCGGAGATTGCTCCTTTTGCATATTCCCATAAAACGAGAGAAAAAATCCTTGAACTTCGTCCTATGAAAATTGACGAAGCTGAAATTTCATTAAAAAAGACCTCAGAATATCTTTCAAGTTTTGAAAGTTCGAATGCGATTCCTTTTGATGAATACGAAGATATTGAGAACGAGCTCAAACTGATGCTGATCGAAAATTACCGGTTGGAAAACGTTGCTTTCATTAAAATAAAAACGCTGACCGAACAGATCGGAAAACTGCAGAAGTTCTTCCCGACCATGCCAGAAACTTTCCCAAATTTAATTGAGGATGTTTCTGCTTTGGAATTCAAAAAAGAAATCATTGATAAAATTGATAAAGTTTTCAACCGCTTTGGTGAAGTAAAAAGTGAAGCTTCCCCGATTTTAAAAGTGTTGAGAACGGAAATTCAACATGCTAAAAAAGCGATTACGGAAAATTTCAACAGAGCGTTATTCAATTACGGACAGAGTGAATTTCTGGACGATATCAGAGAAACCATTATAGACGACATGAGGGTTTTGGCGGTGAAATCTGCGTACAAGAAAAGAGTTGTTGGTAGAGTTTTAGGCCTTTCAAAAACAGGTTCTATAACGTACATGCAGCCGGATTCTGTGGTGAAGCATTATTTTAAACTTAAAGAAAGCGAAGAAGAGGAGAAAAAGGAAATCGATAAAATCTTGAGGAAACTGACTGCGGAACTGGCAGAATTCCAGCCTCAACTCTGGAGATATCAGATGTATATTTTTGACCTTGACCTCACGAGAGCCAAATCGAAGTTTGCTGAGTTGATCAACGGAGTTTTACCGAAAATAAACCGTCACAAGACTTTAAAACTCAAAGACGCTTTCCATCCTTTGTTGTTTTTGAGAAATAAGATTGAAAATAAAACTATTTATCCTCAAACTTTAGCGTTAACCGAGCACAACAGAATAATCTGTATTTCGGGGCCGAATGCCGGTGGAAAATCGATTACTTTAAAAACGGTTGGATTGCTTCAACTGATGATTCAGAGCGGGATTCTGGTGCCTACGCATCCGAAATCCGAAATGTTTTTCTTTGATAAAATTATGACCGATATTGGTGATAATCAATCCATTGAAAATCATCTTTCGACTTACTCTTCGAGACTGAAGAAAATGGGCGGAATCATCCGTGAAGCGGATGCCAACACACTTTTGCTGATTGATGAATTTGGTACAGGCTCCGATCCTGAATTGGGTGGTGCTTTGGCAGAAAGTTTCCTTGAATTTTTCTACGACAAAAAGAGTTTCGCCATTATCACAACGCATTACACCAACATCAAACTGGTTGTAGAACAGCTTCCGAATGCTCAGAATGCGGCGATGCTTTTCAACGAAGAAACTTTGGAACCGATGTACAAACTGGAAGTGGGCTCTGCCGGAAGTTCGTTTACTTTTGAGGTGGCCGAAAAGAACAAAATTCCGAGGTTTATCATTCATTCTGCGAAGAAAAAAGTGGAACATGATATCGTCAATTTAGATAAAACCATCGTCAAACTTCAGCAGGAAAAATATGAAGTTGAAAAACTGAAAACCGACCTTGCCGAAAGAAAAGAATCGGTGGAAGATAAAAGAGATAATCTTCAGAAACTGAACGAACAGCTGCAGCAAAAACTCTTTAATTTCCAGAAATTATATGAGGATGAGCATCGTAAACTTCAGTTTGGAAGCAAGATTGAAGCCTTCATCGACGGTTATGTAAAAGGCAGATCGAGGAAAGATGTGGTGAAAGATTTTGTGAAGATTCTGGAGCAGGAAAAATTTAGGAAAATCGGTACTGATAAGGATGAAACCAAGAGACTTCAGGTTGTGAAAAGAAAAATTACGCAGCAGTTGAAGAAAGAAGATGTCATCGAAAAAATCACGGAAACCAACGAAAAAATAGAGGAAAAACGCAAATCAGATCGTGAACTGTGGATGAAAATCGGACAGCGCGTGAGAATTACAGGAAGTACAAGCGTGGGAACGATTGAGAAAATTTCGAGGAATAAAGTTACCGTGAATTACGGAACTTTCAAGACTTTGATTAATGCGGATGAGCTGGAAAGGATTTAA
- a CDS encoding 1-acyl-sn-glycerol-3-phosphate acyltransferase, with amino-acid sequence MKKLLGKLILKTIGWKVVLQGDVNVLNRCILVVAPHTHNSEYLLGNLAYWALGKPLKIIIKDAHTKAWYGSVVKGLGGIGIDRSQKNDLVNFVAKQFEKDDFSLVITPEGTRSWVPKWRKGFYHMALAAKVPIVLAAGDFKRKTMFLGYTISYEKLSTLPYEEIMREIEDYYVKYDIVPKIPANWNPDITGSRQAGS; translated from the coding sequence ATGAAAAAGTTATTAGGTAAACTGATTTTAAAAACCATAGGCTGGAAAGTAGTTTTGCAGGGCGATGTCAATGTTCTCAACAGATGCATTCTCGTTGTTGCACCACACACCCACAATTCTGAATATCTATTGGGAAACCTTGCCTACTGGGCATTGGGAAAACCTTTGAAAATCATTATTAAAGACGCTCACACTAAAGCCTGGTACGGTTCTGTTGTAAAAGGATTGGGTGGCATAGGTATCGACAGAAGTCAAAAGAACGATCTTGTTAATTTTGTTGCAAAACAGTTTGAAAAAGATGATTTCAGCCTGGTAATCACTCCGGAAGGCACCAGAAGCTGGGTTCCGAAATGGAGAAAAGGTTTTTATCACATGGCTTTGGCGGCAAAAGTTCCTATCGTTTTAGCGGCCGGAGATTTCAAAAGAAAAACTATGTTTTTGGGCTACACAATTTCTTACGAAAAATTATCTACCCTTCCCTATGAAGAAATCATGCGGGAAATTGAAGATTACTATGTAAAATACGACATCGTCCCAAAAATCCCGGCCAATTGGAATCCGGATATTACGGGAAGCAGACAAGCGGGGAGCTAA
- a CDS encoding protease complex subunit PrcB family protein: protein MKKYLLILISALFIILNSCQDDEENVAVQTPVSFSLIGKGNFYGSTYVTPQNSVISSTTDWNNFLVQVNAQTNVSDSFTETNINFNQFMLIVVVDQVQNSGGHSIDIMTATESSQNITIDVEKLLNGNATTVITQPYHIVKIQKSTKPVIFN, encoded by the coding sequence ATGAAAAAATATTTATTAATTCTGATCAGTGCGCTGTTTATTATTCTGAATTCCTGTCAGGATGATGAGGAAAATGTGGCTGTACAAACACCTGTCAGTTTTTCATTGATTGGAAAAGGAAATTTTTACGGAAGCACTTATGTAACACCGCAAAATTCAGTGATCAGTAGTACAACGGACTGGAATAACTTTCTTGTTCAGGTAAATGCACAAACCAATGTTTCCGACAGTTTTACCGAAACCAACATCAACTTTAATCAGTTTATGCTCATTGTAGTTGTCGATCAGGTTCAAAATAGCGGAGGTCATTCCATTGACATTATGACTGCAACTGAAAGTTCTCAAAATATTACTATCGATGTGGAAAAACTGCTCAATGGCAATGCAACCACTGTGATTACACAGCCTTATCACATTGTAAAAATTCAGAAAAGTACAAAACCTGTGATATTTAATTAA
- a CDS encoding PspC domain-containing protein has product MNKTLSIGLAGFSFTIEEHAYIKLSDYLNALRSSMEASEADEVIHDIEIRIVEIFRDSLGKREVINDTDVERVIAQIGSPEKIEEQEEAYYSEKNTKTKASGTIHSDKKQLFRDPERQKIAGVCAGLAHYVGMDITAMRAIWIGVFIIGVFTAVSAPLIVILYIILWIVLPQAETAADFLKMKGKPMNFDNLKNESNKLVQFANESTQRVGEIYIENKPHIQNAGSGIWNVFRYILGSFFALIAFAMFAGSFVVFAFIGNDSFPPMNHMNYLFDDGNMEYVLAAMIVIGCIIPAILFALLSIKLISPKTKLRNIGWVIGGLFLILIALSTYFGINMAKKDMFWKGHKEDTEEIAINTNSDTLYVDIKQITIPQNFKGYEDDIYSDKKMVYEKDWIHVDVTRKANIATPYLIIKKEAKGYNLPLNISVPVEVINNKILLPNYVKFPYEHRFRDNSVDYELVIPQNMIVIGLKDYGLNFNGDLNNNGINDDEEDNDESDGNDNDNSVKIEKNKITINGSTIEYTEGDKDSVIINGKKYPKEKAKQMMDSVKVDLEKIKDVDIKMNANKKEISIQTK; this is encoded by the coding sequence ATGAACAAAACACTCTCAATAGGACTCGCAGGTTTTTCTTTTACAATAGAAGAACACGCATATATAAAGCTCAGCGATTATCTGAACGCCCTGAGAAGCTCTATGGAAGCTTCGGAGGCTGATGAAGTAATCCACGATATAGAAATCAGAATTGTAGAAATCTTCAGAGATTCTTTAGGAAAACGTGAAGTGATCAACGATACTGATGTAGAAAGAGTAATCGCCCAAATCGGTTCACCAGAAAAAATCGAAGAACAGGAAGAAGCTTATTATTCTGAAAAAAATACCAAGACCAAAGCGTCCGGAACGATTCATTCAGATAAAAAACAACTGTTCCGTGATCCTGAAAGACAGAAAATAGCAGGTGTATGTGCAGGTCTGGCTCACTATGTTGGGATGGATATCACTGCCATGAGAGCAATCTGGATCGGTGTTTTCATCATTGGCGTTTTTACAGCAGTATCAGCTCCGCTTATTGTAATTCTTTACATTATTTTATGGATTGTTTTACCTCAGGCTGAAACCGCCGCTGATTTCCTGAAAATGAAGGGAAAGCCTATGAACTTCGACAATCTTAAGAATGAGTCTAATAAACTGGTGCAGTTTGCCAACGAATCTACTCAGAGGGTCGGAGAAATCTACATCGAAAACAAACCTCATATTCAGAATGCAGGAAGCGGAATCTGGAATGTTTTCAGATATATTTTAGGATCATTTTTCGCACTGATTGCTTTCGCAATGTTTGCTGGGTCTTTTGTAGTTTTTGCTTTCATCGGGAACGATTCTTTTCCACCGATGAATCACATGAATTATCTTTTTGATGACGGAAATATGGAGTATGTGCTTGCAGCAATGATTGTAATTGGATGTATTATTCCTGCAATACTGTTTGCTCTTTTAAGTATAAAACTGATCTCACCTAAAACAAAGCTCAGAAATATTGGCTGGGTAATTGGCGGACTGTTTTTAATTCTTATTGCACTAAGCACTTATTTCGGAATTAATATGGCTAAAAAAGATATGTTTTGGAAAGGCCATAAGGAAGACACAGAAGAGATTGCTATCAACACGAATTCAGACACATTGTATGTTGACATAAAGCAGATTACAATCCCTCAGAATTTCAAAGGATATGAAGATGACATTTATTCTGATAAAAAGATGGTTTACGAAAAAGACTGGATTCATGTAGATGTTACGAGAAAAGCAAACATCGCCACACCTTATCTTATTATCAAAAAAGAAGCAAAAGGATATAATCTACCTTTAAACATCAGCGTTCCGGTTGAGGTAATCAATAATAAAATTTTGCTTCCAAATTATGTAAAATTCCCTTATGAGCATCGCTTCAGAGACAATTCAGTTGATTATGAACTGGTAATTCCTCAAAATATGATTGTGATCGGTTTGAAAGATTACGGTTTGAATTTTAACGGAGATTTAAACAACAACGGAATCAATGATGACGAAGAAGACAATGACGAAAGCGATGGAAATGACAACGATAATTCTGTGAAAATCGAGAAAAACAAAATCACCATCAACGGTTCTACCATTGAATATACCGAAGGCGATAAAGACAGCGTAATCATCAACGGAAAAAAATATCCTAAGGAAAAAGCGAAGCAGATGATGGATTCTGTGAAAGTGGATCTTGAGAAAATAAAGGATGTAGACATCAAGATGAACGCCAACAAAAAGGAAATCTCTATACAAACCAAATAA
- a CDS encoding PaaI family thioesterase, giving the protein MYTKDKTKEEILTFINNWGNETFAKWIGIHFTDIDLENETLTATMPVLPRIHQPFGIMHGGATCVLAETMGSSLSNIFIDGEKYFGVGTNINSNHLRSKKDGIVTGFARFIRKGKTMHVSEIEIKDEKGNLISHTTMTNNIINR; this is encoded by the coding sequence ATGTATACAAAAGACAAAACCAAAGAAGAAATACTGACATTCATCAACAATTGGGGGAACGAAACGTTTGCCAAATGGATTGGTATCCATTTTACAGATATTGACTTGGAAAATGAAACTTTAACAGCGACTATGCCCGTTTTACCAAGAATTCATCAGCCTTTCGGGATTATGCACGGCGGAGCAACCTGCGTATTAGCAGAAACTATGGGTTCAAGTCTATCCAATATTTTTATTGATGGCGAAAAGTATTTTGGTGTGGGAACCAATATCAATTCCAATCATTTACGAAGCAAAAAAGACGGTATTGTAACTGGTTTTGCAAGATTTATAAGAAAAGGAAAAACAATGCACGTTTCTGAAATTGAAATCAAAGATGAGAAGGGAAATCTGATCAGCCATACTACGATGACGAATAATATTATCAACAGATAA
- a CDS encoding YcxB family protein, with protein METTYQINSKDYVKLMFSLAYRKPIFMFLFLCGFFLVYKLIDLNVTGEFMYLESSTRYFIIMMIIYIFIISPLMLFIRFRNAFKTNKVIGERVTTTVTSETIKDIGESYTTEVDWNVIHKIRELNSWFLFYHNNISFGFMPKKDLSKEQILELRNLIKNSGVKAKLLNN; from the coding sequence ATGGAAACGACTTATCAAATCAATTCGAAAGATTATGTAAAACTCATGTTTTCTTTGGCGTATAGAAAACCTATCTTCATGTTTTTATTTCTGTGTGGATTCTTTCTGGTCTACAAGCTAATAGATTTAAATGTAACAGGAGAATTTATGTATTTAGAATCCTCTACAAGATATTTTATCATTATGATGATCATATACATTTTTATAATCAGTCCTCTGATGTTATTTATTAGATTCAGGAATGCTTTTAAAACCAATAAAGTTATTGGTGAAAGGGTAACAACAACTGTCACCAGCGAAACTATTAAAGATATTGGAGAATCTTATACTACAGAAGTAGACTGGAATGTTATTCATAAAATCAGGGAATTAAACAGTTGGTTTTTATTCTACCACAACAATATTTCATTTGGGTTTATGCCTAAAAAAGATCTTTCCAAAGAGCAAATTTTAGAATTGAGAAATTTAATTAAAAACAGCGGCGTGAAGGCTAAGCTTTTAAACAATTAA
- a CDS encoding HD domain-containing protein: protein MKIQKEIDFIIAVDALKNVQRRNYNADDSRRENTAEHSWQIIILAQILFPYAKNRADIDLLRVIRMLSIHDLVEIEAGDTFIFDEVAMVGKFEREKRSAQKIFGILDEPLRSEFFNLWLEFEEEETPDAIFACAIDRIMPFILNSHTSGKSWTEAKVTEVQVRKILENAICRASEEMEEAFHHLMNLNLESAKVLR, encoded by the coding sequence ATGAAAATTCAAAAAGAAATCGATTTTATCATCGCTGTTGACGCTTTGAAAAATGTTCAGCGAAGAAATTACAACGCCGATGATTCCAGAAGAGAAAATACTGCGGAACATTCCTGGCAGATCATTATTTTAGCTCAGATCTTATTTCCTTATGCTAAAAACAGAGCAGATATTGATCTTTTGAGAGTCATCAGAATGCTTTCCATCCATGATTTGGTAGAAATTGAGGCGGGCGACACCTTCATTTTTGATGAGGTTGCAATGGTGGGAAAATTTGAAAGAGAAAAACGGTCTGCCCAAAAGATTTTCGGAATTTTAGATGAACCTCTCCGTTCAGAATTCTTTAATCTCTGGCTGGAATTTGAAGAGGAAGAAACGCCGGACGCTATTTTTGCCTGTGCCATTGACAGAATTATGCCTTTTATTTTAAATTCTCACACTTCGGGAAAAAGCTGGACTGAAGCCAAAGTAACCGAAGTTCAGGTAAGGAAAATCCTTGAAAATGCCATCTGCAGAGCATCAGAAGAAATGGAAGAGGCCTTTCATCATCTAATGAATCTCAATCTGGAATCGGCGAAGGTTTTAAGATAA
- a CDS encoding GNAT family N-acetyltransferase gives MKLETERLHLKPLSENHVEDILKIRSNKITNKYVIRNAPKNNFDALQFILMIKERAINNESFYFGISLKNQQNLIGTICLYNFTEDRKTAEVGYELLPEFHYQGLMSEALKVVVDFGFTDVHLQEIVAMTNKFNENSKGLLLKKGFVLENGREDDGFPDNLVFSIKQ, from the coding sequence ATGAAACTGGAAACCGAAAGACTTCATCTAAAACCCCTCAGCGAAAATCATGTTGAAGATATTTTAAAAATCCGCAGCAATAAAATTACCAACAAATATGTAATTAGAAATGCACCCAAAAATAATTTTGATGCATTGCAGTTTATTCTGATGATCAAGGAACGAGCGATAAATAATGAATCTTTTTACTTTGGAATTTCGCTTAAAAATCAACAGAATTTAATTGGTACCATTTGTCTGTATAATTTTACCGAAGACAGAAAAACAGCAGAGGTTGGCTATGAACTGTTGCCGGAGTTTCATTATCAGGGATTGATGTCTGAAGCATTGAAAGTGGTTGTAGATTTTGGTTTTACAGATGTACATTTACAGGAAATTGTTGCGATGACCAATAAATTTAATGAAAATTCTAAAGGTTTGCTCTTAAAAAAGGGATTCGTTCTGGAAAATGGGAGAGAAGATGATGGTTTTCCGGATAATTTGGTGTTCAGCATCAAACAATAA